Sequence from the Amaranthus tricolor cultivar Red isolate AtriRed21 chromosome 1, ASM2621246v1, whole genome shotgun sequence genome:
TTGGAAATACTCGATCATCCATGAATCCTATAAATACTTATTAATgccttcaaataaaaaaaaagtgtataACATCATAATCCTACACATCAATTAATCCCTAATGATACACTTTAACACCTCTCCCTCCTTCCTTTATTATCACTTATACATAAGGAACTAAATGTTTCTTTAGATCCTAAACACCTCAACTATAGAGTAGACTTAATAAATACACAATTAGAACTTATAGACTAATCCCCATAGTTTATCATTGCCTTCTAATAAAATTGATTGTCAGAATAAGTCTTAGGATGCCCCCATAAAACTCTCAAACAATCATAATGGCATTAGGAAGAGGAAACATAACATGGAGCAAGATTCATTGTAACGCAAAAGGCTTCAAACTTAGTGAAGAGTTAATTTCCAAGAAAGGGCTCAAAGAAGCACTTAAAGGCAAGATATGGAAACCGAAGTGATTTGGTTAACAATTTAACTCATAAACCATTTATTATTTAGTTTCTTAAGGCAAGTGATAAAAGAAATAGTTTAACCaccaaagaaaaaattaatagagGTAACACCCTGCTGAATGCAATACATTACATAATTTGTATAGGTCCGAATGGAAAAACTACGAAGATTCCTATAGTAAACCCACTCGTGATTAAGCTAAACACCGATAATTTTGTTAAGTGAATCCATCTTTCTACATCTCAGAAGAATGTATCATCACATAATCAAATCCTCTGccattacaatttacaaacaTAAATTTAGGCTACGAAAGTACGAAATACAAAAAACAAACACTAATACTAGAAGAAATAATTAGCATGATGATGATgcgcaaaaaatataaatgcaaaaaaaaccatccTTTAGACAAGAAAGACAAGAACACTAACAAACTAAGAATCAAAGTTCAGGATTTACAACCACCTTCTCTTTTTTGTACCTCATGTTTCGCTCCTCAAGCAGTGAAACCTCGCTAACAAGCTCATTATGGTAAGCCTGTGCATATATACAATTATCATAAAGTCAAGTTCTAGAAGACAATCAATAAGTAACAAAATAGTTAACgacagaaaataaaaacaaacagaTTAACCTGTTTTCTGGCACGAGAACGAGCAGCTGATTCTCTATTCTTAATTTTCCTCTTCATCCTCTTATCTGTGCTCCCATCAACTGAATTCAGTCTATCACATGAAGCACCAATCGTAGGATCCGGAgacaaacccaaacccaaacccgaACACGTTGGCTGTGAAAAAGCCTGTGAAGTAGGAGCAACATCCATGGACATTACAGGACCACCTAAAGAGGATTCATCAATGGCTCCTGCTTTAGTTAAGAAGCTCTCTAAAGTCATAGGCTCTCTTTTCACTTCCTTACTAGCTTTAATCTTCTCCCCTTGTTTTAACTCTCTCCACATCTCATCAACAATCTTCTCACTTGAAGTCCTGGAGAAAGGTATGCTTCCAAGACTTTGCAATAACTTCGTTGAAGAACCATTATTGTTTTCTTCAATACTAGTGGTCTGATTGATATCAGGACTCCAAGCATTTTTAAGAAATTCATCAAGATTCATACTCATTCTCCTTACCTATAAGACCCAAATGACTCTTAACCTCATTTAGCTTCCAAAAACACCAATAAATTTGCAACTCAGACAACTGGGCAACCCCTTTGATTCCTATGGATAGTGTCCCCATTCAATTAATCCCTCAAACCCATCATgataaaggcaaaaaaaaaaccctaaaatcaaggAAACAATTACAAGTACAAGGCAAAATCTGAGTGCTGAATCTTTTATGGTAACTCCCCAGAACTCTTCAATTCATCTGCATCAAAAATAAACCTTTAAACTTcatgaaaatcaaaaataaaggcCAAAACACTGAAAATTAAACCAGAAATCAAATCAAGGGCATGTGCACAGAAGCAATTGTCTAGCGATGAAAAACCCACAAACAATATGGCGAAAAAGCACACTAAAACGAACTTCCTCGTAtatgggtatttatagaaagATCAAAACGAAAAGGGAGTTTTAAGCAAAGGATCggacaaataaaaatatgaatacATCATTCTATGACGAAATATCTTCAAATATAGTAATAAATTACCTAAGGATTAAGATTAGAACTGCAACGAATTGGAATCACAGAGGGTAGCCATGTTACAGACAGGCACAAAAGGAGAGTTATTGGCTTTCGCACCAACCAAAAGATTACACGTACCAAGGAGAGGATAGTAGACTTAACTAAGGAAAGAAGTGCACTCAATCGTGGCTGAATTCGATGAACAAGGTATTTGCCATTTGGCTTTTCGTTTTCCCAATTCTCGTTTCGAGATCGGTCATGGCCAGATTCCGGAACGTTCTATTCTATTCTTGTGCTAAAACAACTCCTCTCCCTCTGTTTTACCAAGAGTGAATTTAAGAGAAAAGAATGTGATTTTTAATAGGAAAATTTGATTAACAGATacaaatttttgtttatctCCTTTTAAAGATtcgaattttaatttatttttaaaaagattgAACATTATATTATATC
This genomic interval carries:
- the LOC130805339 gene encoding ABSCISIC ACID-INSENSITIVE 5-like protein 2 isoform X1, which gives rise to MSMNLDEFLKNAWSPDINQTTSIEENNNGSSTKLLQSLGSIPFSRTSSEKIVDEMWRELKQGEKIKASKEVKREPMTLESFLTKAGAIDESSLGGPVMSMDVAPTSQAFSQPTCSGLGLGLSPDPTIGASCDRLNSVDGSTDKRMKRKIKNRESAARSRARKQAYHNELVSEVSLLEERNMRYKKEKELDSIFAAVTSDEPRYQLRRTSSSDF
- the LOC130805339 gene encoding ABSCISIC ACID-INSENSITIVE 5-like protein 5 isoform X2; protein product: MSMNLDEFLKNAWSPDINQTTSIEENNNGSSTKLLQSLGSIPFSRTSSEKIVDEMWRELKQGEKIKASKEVKREPMTLESFLTKAGAIDESSLGGPVMSMDVAPTSQAFSQPTCSGLGLGLSPDPTIGASCDRLNSVDGSTDKRMKRKIKNRESAARSRARKQAYHNELVSEVSLLEERNMRNWTVFLLL